The Flavobacterium sp. 20NA77.7 genome includes the window ATTGCACTTGGGTATTTATGTAATTGGTTTCTTTTTTCCAGTTGTTCCTAAAGGAAAAGCAAGAATTAGAGTGCAACTTTCAGCAGCACACACACAAATACATTTAGACAAAGCAATTGAAGCGTTTACTATTGTAGGTAAAAAATTAGGAGTTATTTAACCTAAATCGCGCAAATATCTTTTAAAATAAGGAAAAAATACACAATTGTTTTGCGGATTACAAAAAACGTCTTACTTTTGTGGCAATTATTTAACATGCATTTTAATTAAATTAATAAAAGTATGAAACATCTTAACAAACTTTTTGCTGGAGTTTTATTATTAGCAGGTTTAGCTACTAATGCTCAAGACAGCACAAACCCATGGGCGGTATCATTTGGTGTTAATGCAGTTGACACTAAAGTTAGCGCTTCAGACCCTCTTAAACAACAATTTTCAGAATTCTTTAATGTTAAAGACAATTGGAACATTGTTCCTTCTGTATCTTACTTTTCAGTTTCTAAGTATTCTGGAGATGGATTTACTTTTGGTTTAACAGGATCTTTTAACAAAATTACTAGATGGGTAAACAAAGTGCCAAATACTGGAAACTCTTATGAAGTGGTTAATCCAGGGAACTTAAATTACTATGCTATTGATGGAACTATAAGTTATAGTTTTATGAATATGTTAAAATCTAAAGTAATTGAACCATCTGCTCACATTGGTGGAGGGTATACATTTTTAGGTGATGCTTCTGCAGGAACTTTAAATGGAGGTTTAGGTTTAACTTTTTGGTTCGCTAAAAATGTTGGTCTATCATTCTCTTCAACTTACAAACATTCATTTGATGATACAAGAGTTGCTAATGCTGATATTCCTACTCACGTATTTCACCAAGCAGGTATAAAATTCAAATTTGGTGCTAAAGACACTGATAATGATGGTGTTATTGACAAAGAAGATTCTTGCCCAACAGTTGCTGGTTTAGAGGCTTTCAAAGGTTGTCCTGATACAGATTTAGACGGTATTCAAGATTCAGAAGACACTTGTCCTACTGAAGCTGGAACTCCAGAAATGAATGGTTGTCCTGATAGAGATGGTGATGGTGTTGCTGATGGTAGCGATGCTTGTCCAGATGATGCTGGTATCAAAGTTTTAGGAGGATGTCCTGATACAGATGGTGATGGTGTTGCTGATAAAAATGACAAATGTCCTTCAGTTAAAGGAGATAAAGCTAATGGCGGTTGTCCATGGCCAGATACAGATGGTGACAAAGTTTTAGATAAAGACGATAAATGTCCTACTGTTGCTGGAACTGTTGCTAACAATGGTTGTCCAGAAGTATCTGAAGATACAATGAAAAAATTAAATGATTATGCTAAAACTATCTTATTTGATAGCGGTAAAGCATCATTCCAAAAACAAACTATATCTGTATTACAAGCTATGGTGGCTATCTTAAAAGAATATCCATCTGCTAAGTTTGCTTTAGAAGGTCATACAGATTCTGATGGTAAAGACGCAATGAACTTACAATTATCTAAAGATAGAGCTGCTGCAGTTAAATCTTTCTTAATTGAAAATGGTATCGCAGCTGATAGATTATCATCTGAAGGATTTGGAGAAGCTAAACCAGTTGCTTCTAATAAAACTAAAGCTGGTAAAGCACAAAACAGACGTGTAGAAGTAAAATTAGTAAAATAATTATATAACAAATAAATTTTAAAACGTCCCGAATTTTCGGGACGTTTTTTTTATATTTATACCATGAATAAAACATTTCTTGGTACAATAGCAGCTCAACTAGTAACGCTACCTTTAGAGGAGTTACAAAATAGTATTGTAGTTTTGCCCAACAAAAGGGCTAAACTTTTTTTATTAAAGGAATTAAAAAAGCATACAAACGCTACTTTCTTTGCCCCACAAATAATAAGTATTGAAAACTTAATTGAGTCAATAGCAGGTTTAAGAACTATAGATGCTATTGAGTTATTATTTGAGTTTTATAATGTATATTTAGATTTAGTAGAACAGACTTCTGCCCAAGATTTTGAATCATTTTCAAATTGGGCTAAAACACTTCTTCAAGACTTTAATGAAATTGACCGGTATTTGTTAGATCCAAATGATTTGTTTGAGTATTTATATGAAATAGAACGAATAAAACATTGGACCCCAAATTTAGAAAAACAAACAACGTTAATTGAAAATCAACTGATTTTTTGGAAAAAATTGCCAGATTATTACCAAGCATTACAATCGCATTTAGAAGAAAAAAATCTCGGTTATTCAGGTTTAATTTATAAAAAAGCGGTTCAAAATTGTACCGCTTTTATAGCCAATATAGAAACTGAAAAATATATTTTTGCGGGGTTTAACGCACTAAATAAAGCAGAAGAAATACTTATTCAAAAACTTATAGAATCAAATCACGCTACAATTTATTGGGATATTGACAAAACGTTTCTTGAAGATGATTTTCATGATGCAGGTTATTTCATTAGAAAAATTCAAAAGACATGGCAAGTTTATTCAAAAAAACCTTTTAATTGGATTGTAGATGAATTTTCAAAAGAAAAAAATATTGAAATAATTGGCACGCCAAAATCTATTGGCCAAGCAAAAATTGTAGGTTCTATTGTTGAAAACATTCTCAAAGAGTCACCTAATCTTGACCAAACAGCTATCGTATTGGGTGAAGAAAAATTAGTTATTCCAATACTGCATGCGCTTCCAAAAGAAGTTGCAAATTTAAACATCACTATGGGGTATTCTAGTAAAAATAACCCCGTTCAAATTTTAATTCACAAATTATTTAAGTTGCATTGTAATGCACAAGCGCGTAATGCAAAGCAAAGTGTTTTTTATTACAAAGAATTGTTAGAAATACTTAATAATCCATTACTAACACCTATAATTAATGGAACTAAAATTATTCAAGCTATACATGCTTCAAACAGTACTTTCATAACAGCAACTAAATTAGAGGATTGGTTTAAACGCTTTAATGGAGATGCTCAACAAGATATTTTTCAACTTCTTTTTTTGAATTGGACGAATTCAACGGGAGAAATTTTAGCTAAGTTACAGCAATTGTTACTTCGTTTAAAAGAAAGTTTGTCTTCTGCAAACGAACAAGATAAAATAACGCGAGCATTTGTTTTTTCGGTATATACAATCATTCAAAAGATAACTAATTATTATCAAAAATACCAACGAATAGAGTCTTTAGAAGCACTTTTTTCATTGTACAAACAAGTTATTGATCAAGCCGAAGTTTCTTTTGAAGGAGAACCTTTAATCGGCTTACAAATTATGGGAATTCTTGAAAGCAGAACGCTAGACTTTGAAAACGTAATAATAACATCATTAAATGAAGGGAAATTACCAGCAGGTAAAGCAACACAATCATTTATTCCGTATGATGTGAAAATTGAAAAAGGCTTACCAACTTATAAAGAAAAAGATGCTATTTTTACGTACCATTTTTATAGATTATTACAAAGGGCAAAAAATATTTATTTGCTTTACAACACCTATTCCGAAGGTTTAGACGCTGGAGAAAAGAGTAGATTTTTGACTCAGTTAGAAATTGAAAAACAACCGCTGCATCATTTAAAAACAACCTATTATAATGCATATTTGCCAGATAAGGTAAGTGCGCCTATGGAAATTATTAAAACGAATGCTATTCTTGAAAGGCTAAAAGAAATTGCTACAGATAAAGGTTTTTCTCCTTCTT containing:
- a CDS encoding PD-(D/E)XK nuclease family protein, producing MNKTFLGTIAAQLVTLPLEELQNSIVVLPNKRAKLFLLKELKKHTNATFFAPQIISIENLIESIAGLRTIDAIELLFEFYNVYLDLVEQTSAQDFESFSNWAKTLLQDFNEIDRYLLDPNDLFEYLYEIERIKHWTPNLEKQTTLIENQLIFWKKLPDYYQALQSHLEEKNLGYSGLIYKKAVQNCTAFIANIETEKYIFAGFNALNKAEEILIQKLIESNHATIYWDIDKTFLEDDFHDAGYFIRKIQKTWQVYSKKPFNWIVDEFSKEKNIEIIGTPKSIGQAKIVGSIVENILKESPNLDQTAIVLGEEKLVIPILHALPKEVANLNITMGYSSKNNPVQILIHKLFKLHCNAQARNAKQSVFYYKELLEILNNPLLTPIINGTKIIQAIHASNSTFITATKLEDWFKRFNGDAQQDIFQLLFLNWTNSTGEILAKLQQLLLRLKESLSSANEQDKITRAFVFSVYTIIQKITNYYQKYQRIESLEALFSLYKQVIDQAEVSFEGEPLIGLQIMGILESRTLDFENVIITSLNEGKLPAGKATQSFIPYDVKIEKGLPTYKEKDAIFTYHFYRLLQRAKNIYLLYNTYSEGLDAGEKSRFLTQLEIEKQPLHHLKTTYYNAYLPDKVSAPMEIIKTNAILERLKEIATDKGFSPSSLTNYLRNPIQFYYQRILGIKEADEVEESIAVNTLGTIIHEVLEKMYHPFEGTNKQVHTSDVDIMIQNIETITLEKFSEVYKEGDIKKGKNLIAFEVAKRNVYNFLQQEKSHIENGDELFILSLEQPHETIIEHPSLPFSVKIAGKVDRIELRNKTVRIIDYKTGKVAANSLKINTFEGLTLDLAHDKIIQLLCYALMYSNNPLVEGCLLEVGIISFKNMKAGFMPFGFGKGRGVVAETQISNEILDNFKEELVYLINEILNKELSFKEK
- a CDS encoding OmpA family protein, which gives rise to MKHLNKLFAGVLLLAGLATNAQDSTNPWAVSFGVNAVDTKVSASDPLKQQFSEFFNVKDNWNIVPSVSYFSVSKYSGDGFTFGLTGSFNKITRWVNKVPNTGNSYEVVNPGNLNYYAIDGTISYSFMNMLKSKVIEPSAHIGGGYTFLGDASAGTLNGGLGLTFWFAKNVGLSFSSTYKHSFDDTRVANADIPTHVFHQAGIKFKFGAKDTDNDGVIDKEDSCPTVAGLEAFKGCPDTDLDGIQDSEDTCPTEAGTPEMNGCPDRDGDGVADGSDACPDDAGIKVLGGCPDTDGDGVADKNDKCPSVKGDKANGGCPWPDTDGDKVLDKDDKCPTVAGTVANNGCPEVSEDTMKKLNDYAKTILFDSGKASFQKQTISVLQAMVAILKEYPSAKFALEGHTDSDGKDAMNLQLSKDRAAAVKSFLIENGIAADRLSSEGFGEAKPVASNKTKAGKAQNRRVEVKLVK